The Anaerolineae bacterium genomic sequence CCCCAAAGAGCAATAATGCCAGAATCAATATGTCAAAGGCTTTAAGCCGGTTTACCAAAGAAGACCCTACCTTCAGAACTTATGTGGATGATGAAACCAATGATACTATTATTGAAGGCATGGGTGAGCTTCACCTTGAAGTATATGTTGAAAGAATGCGCAGGGAATACAACGCCGAAGTAACAACAGGCAGGCCTCGCGTGGCTTACAGGGAAACTATTACCAGGATGGCCGAATTCAACTATACACACAAAAAACAAACAGGCGGCGCCGGGCAGTATGGCCGGGTTGCAGGTTATATGGAACCTGTTGTTGACGAAGACTTTGTATTTGAAAATAAAGTCGTTGGAGGCAGAATTCCATCTCAGTTTATTGCCTCGTGTGAAAAAGGTTTTAAGGGATGTGTTGGAAAGGGGCCCAAAATGGGCTTTCCTGTTACCGGCGTAAAGATAGTTATTAATGATGGGGCGTCGCATTCTGTTGATTCTTCTGAAATGGCGTTCCAGGCAGCAGCTCGCGGTGCCTTTCGTGAAGGATATGCAAAGGCCGGAGCGGTTATTCATGAGCCGATAATGAAAGTGGTTGTTGAAACACCTACTGAGTTTCAGGGTTCAGCCATGGGTCTTTTGAATCAACGAAGGGGAATGATTATAAGTTGTCAGGACGAAGGAACCATTTGTGTTATCGAAGCTCAGGTGCCATTAGCTGAAATGTTCGGTTTTTCAACTGTTTTAAGGTCATCTACACAGGGCAAGGCTCAATTTACCATGGAATTTGCCCATTACAAGCAGGTGCCTCAATCTATTGCTGAAGAACTAATCGAACAGGCGGCAAAAGAAAAAAAGGCCGCATCATAAATCCTGCTATTTTTACCACAGAGCACACAGAGACCACAGAGAAATAGAAGGATAAAAAAACAAATTAATTTATTACAAAAAAGGGAATTTAAACATGACAAAAAAGGATGTTAGCCTCTACAATCCGTTAAGCCTTATAGGTTATGAAACCGAAAATATCATCTCTGAAGGAGGGTTTGGAGCCGTGCTTGCACGTGCCGGTGTCGGTAAAACAGCTTTTTTGGTGCAGATTGCAATGAGTGCCCTTGTTCAAGGTAAAAATGTTCTCCATATCAGCCTCGATAATCCTGTAGACAAGGTTAGTTTATGGTACAAAGAGGTTTTCAACAATCTTGTAAACCAATGTAAGACAGACAGGCTATGGGAAAGTATATTGCCGCACAGATTTATCATGACCTTCAAGGTTGGGGGCTTCAGTGTTCCTAAACTTGAAGAAAGACTAACAGATTTAACCGAGCAGAATATATTTTCTCCGGATATGGTGGTTATTGATGGGCTTCCCTTTGATGAATCAACGCAAAATTCTTTTTCTGATTTAAAGGTTCTTGCTAAAAAACATTCAATGCATGTCTGGTTTGCGATACGCATACACCGTCATGAACAGCAGGACACGAACGGTATGCCTATCCCTTTTTCTAAAGTGGCTGATCTGTTTGATGTTGCCATCCAGCTTAAACCTGAAGGCAAGGAAATACATGTGCTGACCTTAAAAGGAAGCGCTAAAACTGTTGAACATCCTTCATTGCTCTTAGACTCTTCTACAATGATGATAAAAAATTCGTAACTATTCAGCCGCAGATTCACCCCAGTACGATCATCTGACCTACGAGGCAGGCACAGATAAATACAGACAGGTTTAAACACAAAGAAATTACAGAACATTAAGAATTATATTATAATCTTCGCAAAAAGTGCTGACCATCTTAAAAGCCATGTCGAATTTGGGGATTATGATGTCATTGACATTTTGTCATCATTATGAAATATTATCAGGAAGATAAAATTGCTTTATGGGCCCTGGTATGAAACAAAGATGCAAATGGGTAAGCACAGATCTTCTTTATATTAAGTATCATGACAATGAGTGGGGTATTCCGTTGCATGATGATCGAAAATTATTTGAGCTTCTTATACTTGAAGGAATGCAGGCCGGACTAAACTGGATAACCATCTTGAAAAAGAGACAAAGCTTCAGGAAGGCATTCAACAACTTCGATGTCGAACAAATCGCAACGTATGATTCCAATAAAATTATTCAACTACTCTCCAACAAAGGCATTATTCGCAACAGGCTGAAGATTGAGGCCGCGGTTCAAAACGCAAGAGCATTTCTATCAGTTCAAAAAGAGTTCGGCAACTTTGATACATATATCTGGCGGTTTGTTGACGGCAAACCGATAAAGAACGCATGGAAAACTCATGAGGAGATTCCTTCAAAAACAGATAAGTCGATAACCATGAGTATTGATTTGAAAAGGAGAGGGTTTAAATTTACAGGTCCTACAACCTGTTATGCCTTTATGCAGGCTGCAGGAATGGTCAATGATCATGCTGTTGATTGTTTCAGGTATCATGAGATCTAAAAAAATAAAAACCTTATTTTAGACCACATAACTTGCAAAAGCTAAGGAGGAATAAGCCATGGCGGAGAAGGTTATTATCTTTGGGAAAAATACTTGACCTTACACAACAGCGGCTCGTGAAGCTTTTGTGAAAAAAGGCAGGGAAGTGGAATATTTTGACGTTTTATCAGATATCGACAAACTAAATACAATGCTTAAATATTCTGATGGAAGGCGGAAGGTCCCGGTTATTGTTGACCAGGGCAAGGTGGCCATAGGCTTTAATGGAAGATCGTGAGGCGTTTAGGCAATGCCGACTGTATGCCGGCAATGATATGGGTAATTACTTATGAATAATAGGGAAAAACAGTTTCTTGTCGACGACATTAAAACAGGCGAAGCATGGCGTCTCTTCAGGATCATGGGTGAATTTGTTGAAGGGGTCGAAACTCTTTATGACGTGGGAGTTGCGGTTAGCATATTCGGGTCGTCCAGAATAAAGCCCAGTGATCCGATTTATAAAAAAACCGAGGAAATCGCCTCTCTTTTTGTAAAAAATGATTTTGCGGTAATTACGGGCGGCGGTGGGGGAGTTATGGAGGCGGCAAACAAAGGAGCGGCCATGGCAGGTGGGGTTTCTGTCGGGCTGAATATTGTTCTTCCGTTTGAGCAAAAACCAAATCGGCATTCCAATATTAAGCTTGAGTTTAAGTATTTTTTTATCCGCAAGGTGATGTTTGTTAAGTATGCCACCGCTTACATAATAATGCCCGGAGGTTTCGGAACCCTGGACGAACTGTTTGAATCAATTACACTGATTCAAACCCATCGCATAAAACCATTTCCTGTAATTCTTGTTGGTTCAGACTACTGGTCCGGGCTTATAGAATGGGTTAAATCCCGTTTGCTCGAAAATAAAATGATATCACTGGAAGATCTTGATATTTTACAAATCATAGATGATCCACAAGAAATTGTAAAAGCAGTAAAAAGGGTGGTGATTGTCTGATCTGAAGCTGTTGCTGCTCGCGAACCTCATTACGTACGGCTGCGAACTATCATAACGGAGCAATGAGCTCTATGCACAACCCTCTTTGCTACGCTGCCGAATAAGACAAACCCCATGCCCGAGAGTCCGTAGGCTCCCATTATCGCAAGATCTATACTGTTTTCTTCAAGAAAGGTTAATATTTCAGAAGAAACATGCCCGTTTAGAACGACGAGTTCATAATCAATGTGATCTGCCAGCCTGCTGCCGTATTCCTGTTGCATACGTTCTTCCAGGTTCAAGATCAATGCATTGCTGTGCTCAATCGGCAAAACCCATTCGGTTTCCGTTGTTAACGGATTGATTACCGGGGGCAATACATGAATCAAAAAAAGTTTGGCCTGGTATTTCTCTGCCAGATCAAAAGCTTGCACAAAGGCTGCTTCCGCATTCGTGGAAAAATCTGTACAAAAAGCGATTGTTTTTATTGACATAGTATTCTCCTTTTAAAGATGTTGCCTGTTATAAAACCGCATCAATTTCCTTTGCAATACGAATAGCAGCCTCCTGCGGATTCTCTGCATCCCTTATCGGTCTTCCGATCACCAGATAGTCGGATCCGTTTTGAATTGCCCCTGCAGGTGTAATTATGCGACGCTGATCATCCTTTTTCACGCTGCCGACAGATAACCGTATCCCCGGAGTAACAACAGTAAACCCTTTCCCAAATTTTTCCTTTATCATTCCGACCTCGAACCCTGAGCATACAACGCCCGAGCAGCCAGCGTCTCTGGCGGCAGCGGCTCTTTGCATAACAAGCATTGATATATCGGAGGCAAATTCCGGCCGAAATCCCGCGGCAAGGATATCTTTATCTGAAACACTTGTCAGGACTGTAACCCCAAGCACTCCAACCTTTCCTTTGCTTCCTGCAACAGCTGCTTCAAGCATCTCTTTCGTCTCTCCGCAATGAACCGTCGCAAAGGCAACGCCGAGATTCGCGATGCTTTCCATCGCTCTAAAAACAGTTTCCGGGATATCATGAAGTTTTAAGTCCAGAAATACTCTCGTTGATCCGCAATCTTTTATATGCCTTATTATTTCAGGCCCTGAGCTGATAAAAAGTTCCAGCCCAACCTTGAACATACCTACATGCTCTGAAAGAAGTTTTACAAACTGTTTTGCCTCTTTTAGAGACGAAACATCAAGCGGGAAAATTATATAATCTTTTGCATGTTTCATAACAACCTGCTTATAAATGTTTAGGATTTTATCAAAAAGTTCTACCTGCTACCACTCATACTGCCGCTTGATCCAAGACATATATTCCCCGCTTATAACGCTCTCTATCCACCCTTTATTGTCAAGATACCATTTAATGGTTTTCTTTATTCCGGTTTCAAACGATTCAGCAGGAACCCAGCCAAGTTCTGATTGCAGCTTGCTGAAATCTATGGCATACCTTTGATCGTGGCCGGGCCTGTCCTTTACAAAAGCAATTAAATCTCTTCTCGGCCTGTTGCCGGGCTTCGGGGCCAGTTCGTCAATCATGTCGCATATAATCCTTACTACATCTATATTGCGCATTTCGCACCTGCCGCCTATATTATATGTTGCACCGGGT encodes the following:
- a CDS encoding universal stress protein; this encodes MSIKTIAFCTDFSTNAEAAFVQAFDLAEKYQAKLFLIHVLPPVINPLTTETEWVLPIEHSNALILNLEERMQQEYGSRLADHIDYELVVLNGHVSSEILTFLEENSIDLAIMGAYGLSGMGFVLFGSVAKRVVHRAHCSVMIVRSRT
- a CDS encoding AAA family ATPase — protein: MTKKDVSLYNPLSLIGYETENIISEGGFGAVLARAGVGKTAFLVQIAMSALVQGKNVLHISLDNPVDKVSLWYKEVFNNLVNQCKTDRLWESILPHRFIMTFKVGGFSVPKLEERLTDLTEQNIFSPDMVVIDGLPFDESTQNSFSDLKVLAKKHSMHVWFAIRIHRHEQQDTNGMPIPFSKVADLFDVAIQLKPEGKEIHVLTLKGSAKTVEHPSLLLDSSTMMIKNS
- the pyrF gene encoding orotidine-5'-phosphate decarboxylase — translated: MKHAKDYIIFPLDVSSLKEAKQFVKLLSEHVGMFKVGLELFISSGPEIIRHIKDCGSTRVFLDLKLHDIPETVFRAMESIANLGVAFATVHCGETKEMLEAAVAGSKGKVGVLGVTVLTSVSDKDILAAGFRPEFASDISMLVMQRAAAARDAGCSGVVCSGFEVGMIKEKFGKGFTVVTPGIRLSVGSVKKDDQRRIITPAGAIQNGSDYLVIGRPIRDAENPQEAAIRIAKEIDAVL
- a CDS encoding TIGR00730 family Rossman fold protein; this translates as MNNREKQFLVDDIKTGEAWRLFRIMGEFVEGVETLYDVGVAVSIFGSSRIKPSDPIYKKTEEIASLFVKNDFAVITGGGGGVMEAANKGAAMAGGVSVGLNIVLPFEQKPNRHSNIKLEFKYFFIRKVMFVKYATAYIIMPGGFGTLDELFESITLIQTHRIKPFPVILVGSDYWSGLIEWVKSRLLENKMISLEDLDILQIIDDPQEIVKAVKRVVIV
- a CDS encoding UXX-star (seleno)protein family 1 → MAEKVIIFGKNTUPYTTAAREAFVKKGREVEYFDVLSDIDKLNTMLKYSDGRRKVPVIVDQGKVAIGFNGRS
- a CDS encoding DNA-3-methyladenine glycosylase I, with the translated sequence MKQRCKWVSTDLLYIKYHDNEWGIPLHDDRKLFELLILEGMQAGLNWITILKKRQSFRKAFNNFDVEQIATYDSNKIIQLLSNKGIIRNRLKIEAAVQNARAFLSVQKEFGNFDTYIWRFVDGKPIKNAWKTHEEIPSKTDKSITMSIDLKRRGFKFTGPTTCYAFMQAAGMVNDHAVDCFRYHEI